A part of Mycolicibacterium sp. TUM20985 genomic DNA contains:
- a CDS encoding GNAT family N-acetyltransferase yields the protein MSAPMVTRLTESDWRVFATLRLRALTDTLGAGNLQYRHEMTFTAAQWRRRLRAHAQFAVLVDDHLVGLIGAQRQGAEAVYLYSLWLEPHARGRGLGHDLVSAAIDWARSQRARIVTLRVDAANATARGVYERLGFGVVGASTTATELTMSLMVG from the coding sequence ATGAGTGCCCCGATGGTCACCCGGCTCACCGAATCCGACTGGCGCGTGTTCGCCACTCTCCGGCTTCGCGCGTTGACCGACACCCTCGGCGCCGGGAACCTGCAGTACCGCCACGAGATGACGTTCACGGCGGCGCAGTGGCGGCGCCGGCTGCGTGCGCACGCCCAGTTCGCGGTCCTGGTCGACGACCACCTCGTCGGACTCATCGGCGCACAGCGGCAGGGCGCTGAGGCGGTGTACCTGTATTCACTGTGGCTGGAACCGCACGCGCGCGGTCGCGGCCTCGGACACGATCTGGTCAGCGCCGCGATCGACTGGGCCCGCAGTCAGCGGGCGCGCATCGTGACCCTGCGTGTCGACGCCGCCAACGCCACGGCCCGCGGTGTCTACGAGCGGTTGGGTTTCGGAGTGGTCGGCGCATCGACGACGGCCACCGAACTCACCATGTCCCTCATGGTCGGGTGA
- a CDS encoding PH domain-containing protein: protein MTDAAAGIDLEVRPHLTPYFAYGAAFVIAAAHIAVGFLLKVGTSGVIFQTADQVAIGLLGIIIGGLVLVFARPRLQVGPGGLRVRNLLSYRLIPWSDVVDVTFPPGARWARVDLPDDEYIPLMAIQSVDKGRAVDAMDAVRILVSRYRPDVTRP, encoded by the coding sequence GTGACCGACGCCGCTGCCGGCATCGACCTCGAGGTCAGGCCCCACCTGACGCCCTACTTCGCCTACGGCGCCGCCTTCGTGATCGCCGCGGCCCACATCGCCGTCGGCTTCCTGCTGAAGGTCGGCACGTCCGGAGTGATCTTCCAGACCGCCGATCAGGTGGCCATCGGACTGCTCGGCATCATCATCGGAGGCCTGGTCCTGGTGTTCGCCCGACCCCGGCTGCAGGTCGGTCCCGGTGGTCTGCGCGTACGAAACCTGTTGAGCTACCGTCTCATCCCGTGGTCCGACGTCGTCGACGTCACCTTTCCACCGGGGGCTCGCTGGGCGAGGGTCGATCTTCCCGATGACGAGTACATCCCGCTGATGGCGATCCAGTCCGTCGACAAGGGCCGCGCCGTCGACGCGATGGACGCCGTGCGGATCCTGGTGTCGCGCTATCGCCCCGACGTCACCCGACCATGA
- the ribH gene encoding 6,7-dimethyl-8-ribityllumazine synthase produces the protein MSGGAGVPDMPPVDASGLTLAIVASTWHTEICDALLDGARRTAAASGVEDPDVIRVLGAIEIPVVAQQLAKSHDAVVALGVVIRGQTPHFDYVCDAVTQGLTRVSLDEGTPVANGVLTTNDEKQALDRAGLPGSAEDKGAQAAAAALSTALTLRDLRQKP, from the coding sequence GTGAGCGGTGGCGCAGGGGTTCCGGACATGCCGCCGGTCGATGCCTCGGGTCTGACGCTGGCGATCGTGGCGAGCACCTGGCACACCGAGATCTGCGACGCCCTGCTCGACGGTGCGCGTCGCACCGCCGCGGCATCCGGCGTCGAGGACCCGGACGTGATCCGGGTGCTCGGTGCCATCGAAATACCTGTCGTGGCACAACAATTGGCCAAGTCACATGATGCCGTCGTCGCACTTGGCGTCGTGATCCGGGGTCAGACACCGCATTTCGACTACGTGTGCGACGCGGTGACCCAGGGTTTGACCCGGGTATCGCTCGACGAGGGCACCCCGGTGGCCAATGGCGTCCTCACCACGAACGACGAGAAGCAGGCGCTCGACCGTGCGGGGTTGCCGGGCTCCGCGGAGGACAAGGGCGCCCAGGCCGCCGCCGCCGCCCTGTCGACGGCGCTGACACTGCGCGACCTGCGCCAGAAGCCGTGA
- a CDS encoding bifunctional 3,4-dihydroxy-2-butanone-4-phosphate synthase/GTP cyclohydrolase II, producing the protein MTRLDSVERAIADIAAGKAVVVIDDEDRENEGDLIFAAEKATPELVAFMVRYTSGYLCVPLSGEVCDRLGLLPMYAVNQDKHGTAYTVTVDAKRDVGTGISASDRATTMRLLADPTAIAGDFTRPGHVVPLRAKEGGVLRRPGHTEAAVDLAKLAGLQPAGAICEIVSQKDEGEMAQTDELRVFADDHGLALISIADLIEWRRKHEKHIVRIAEARIPTRHGEFRAVGYTSIYDDVEHVALVRGDIVGPESDGHDVLVRVHSECLTGDVFGSRRCDCGPQLDAAMAMVAREGRGVVLYMRGHEGRGIGLLHKLQAYQLQDAGDDTVDANLKLGLPADARDYGIGAQILVDLGIRSMRLLTNNPAKRVGLDGYGLHIIERVPLPVRANSENIRYLMTKRDRMGHDLTGLDDYDESVKMNGYDEGVYLLGDRLPPTATDPGSVTT; encoded by the coding sequence ATGACGAGGCTGGATTCCGTCGAACGGGCGATAGCCGACATCGCGGCGGGCAAGGCCGTCGTGGTCATCGATGACGAGGACCGCGAGAACGAGGGCGACCTGATCTTCGCGGCCGAGAAGGCCACCCCGGAACTGGTCGCGTTCATGGTGCGGTACACCTCCGGCTACCTGTGCGTGCCGCTGTCGGGTGAGGTCTGCGACCGGCTCGGCCTGCTGCCGATGTACGCGGTGAACCAGGACAAGCACGGCACCGCCTACACCGTGACCGTCGACGCCAAGAGAGATGTCGGAACCGGCATTTCGGCGTCCGACCGCGCCACCACCATGCGTCTGCTCGCCGACCCGACGGCCATTGCCGGCGACTTCACCCGGCCGGGACACGTGGTACCGCTGCGCGCTAAGGAGGGCGGTGTGCTCCGCCGCCCCGGCCACACGGAGGCGGCGGTCGACCTGGCCAAACTCGCCGGCCTGCAACCCGCCGGCGCCATCTGCGAGATCGTCAGCCAGAAGGACGAGGGCGAGATGGCCCAGACCGACGAGCTGCGGGTGTTCGCCGACGACCACGGTCTGGCACTCATCTCGATCGCCGACCTGATCGAGTGGCGGCGCAAGCACGAGAAGCACATCGTGCGGATCGCCGAAGCTCGCATTCCCACCCGCCACGGGGAGTTCCGCGCGGTGGGCTACACCAGCATCTACGACGACGTCGAACACGTCGCCCTGGTGCGCGGCGACATCGTCGGACCGGAGAGCGACGGGCACGACGTCCTCGTTCGCGTGCACTCCGAATGCCTGACCGGTGACGTCTTCGGTTCGCGGCGCTGCGACTGCGGCCCCCAGCTCGACGCCGCCATGGCGATGGTCGCTCGCGAGGGCCGGGGCGTCGTGCTCTACATGCGCGGACACGAGGGCCGCGGCATCGGGCTCCTGCACAAGCTGCAGGCCTATCAGCTGCAGGACGCCGGCGACGACACCGTCGACGCCAATCTCAAGCTCGGGCTGCCCGCCGATGCCAGGGACTACGGCATCGGGGCGCAGATCCTGGTCGACCTCGGGATCCGTTCGATGCGGCTGCTGACCAACAATCCCGCCAAGCGGGTCGGTCTCGACGGTTACGGGCTGCACATCATCGAGCGGGTACCGCTGCCGGTGCGCGCCAACTCGGAGAACATTCGCTACCTGATGACCAAGCGCGACCGGATGGGCCACGACCTGACCGGGCTCGACGACTACGACGAGTCGGTCAAGATGAACGGCTACGACGAGGGCGTCTACCTGCTCGGCGACCGTCTGCCTCCGACGGCGACCGATCCCGGCAGCGTGACCACGTGA